The genomic region GTGAAGGAACAAACGTGGCTTCATGACCTGAGGGAATGATGATGAATAAGATGCATGTTCAAGTAATTTGTTCCACTGTCTGCAGATTCCTGTGAACACAGAGTGCTGCTTTATGACCAACacatcacatttattaaaaacaaaagttttctgctttttcagattttcagaaAAGATTATAcaagcttttttatttaatttgccaTATTTGTGGAATTTCAGACACAGTTTCAAAATCAAGTCTCTTATTTGGTTTggtcatggaaaaaaaaaaaaaacaaatatatctCTTGAATTATACTGCACTGATCATGaaagacataaaaaacaaaggGTAATTCCCAAATGCTACcatcacaataataaaaatataaacttaaATTAACTACTTTTCAATCATGAGGATGATGTTAGACAGTTCCTTCAGTCTTCCTTCAGGTCAGTGACACAGTGTGTGATTGTTCATGAGCTACACCAGACTAAAACTCTTTACTATCATCTCCAATCAATTATATAAATGAGGATGATCATAGAGGTTAATGAACAGCATTGAAACTGTTTGCACACAAACTGAAGATTTAGCAATTGTTGGATTAGACATAGTCTTagacaggtgtacctaataaactgaccactgaCTGAGCGAATGCAAcagtgtggttgtgtgtgaCAGTGTATATTCAGTTTCTGCAGTCAAACCTTGCCTCCGCTACTTCAGCCTCCACCCTGTTCTCTACTTATCTAATGGTTTTCTGCTGGCACcaggtgtttgtgttggtgtccGTTGGTTACAGTATCTACCTGGGTGTGTGCATGGTAACAAGTGTTTATCCACCTTGCTCGTGTAGTGTGACGTGCTAGTCTGTGTTTGTGACACTGATATATGACACGATGGGTAGGTGCACTCCACTGTATTTTTTGCAGGAAAGTtctatttttcagtctttttcttaTGGTTCTCATCACCGAGGTTGTGCTCTGGAAACAGATTGGGGTTCTCCGCCAGCGAGGCACGgaccttcttcttctccttaaAGCGACCAGAGTGGGAGACCTTGACGTGGCGGCCCTTGGTGGCAGATTTGTCTACTATCTTCTCCAGTCTGG from Mastacembelus armatus chromosome 19, fMasArm1.2, whole genome shotgun sequence harbors:
- the prr15lb gene encoding proline-rich protein 15-like protein B, which codes for MADPSWWKLTFSRKKKSEPKVLYEIPAEHGTNTGNKAHSSSNTPPDHMDSQFNARLEKIVDKSATKGRHVKVSHSGRFKEKKKVRASLAENPNLFPEHNLGDENHKKKTEK